One Paraburkholderia caballeronis genomic window, GTTCTTCTACCGCACGGCGGACGGGCTGCGCGCGGTGCTGCCGGTGTCGGTGCTCGCGCTGGTGATCGCGGCGCTGGTGACGTGGTGGCTGCTGAACCGCACGATGATGGGGCGCGGCGTCTACGCGATGGGCGGCAGCCTCGCGATCGCGGAGCGCCTCGGCTACAACCTGCGCGCGATCCATCTGTTCGTGTTCGGTTATACCGGGATGCTCGCCGGCATCGCGGGCATCCTGCACGTGTCGAACAACCGGCTCGCGAATCCGTTCGATCTGGTCGGCTCGGAACTCGACGTGATCGCGGCGGTGATCCTCGGCGGCGCGCGCATCACCGGCGGCACCGGCACCGTGGTCGGCACGCTGCTCGGCGTCGCGCTCGTCACGCTGATCAACAACGTGCTGATCCTGGTCGGCGTGCCCAGCACGTGGCAGAAGGTCATCATCGGCGCGTTCATCCTGCTCGCCGGCACGCTGCAAACGTGGCAGCGGCGCAATGCGTGACGATGCTTGACGGCGTGTGAGCGCCGCGAGGCGATGGGGCAGCGCGGTCGCGTCCCGCGGTCGTTGCCGCCGCCGCGCGCGGCAACGCAGTCAGCGCCGCGCGCGCGGCTGCTGCCCCGCTTCGGTGATGATCGAATCGAAGTCGTCGACCTGCGAGAAGCGCACCGCGCGCACCGCGCCTTCCTTGCTCGCATCGACGACGAGGTGACGCTCGACTGCGCTCGCCATCGCGGCCTGCTTGATCGCGACTTCGTGGAAGTTCCAGCAGGTGACGCCGCGGGTCGGATGCACGCCGCCCGCCGAGATGAACGCCTTGTTGATGCCCATCCGCTTCAGCACCTCGACGCTCTCGTCGCCCGCGAACGAGTCCGACGACGGCATGTACACGCCGCCGAGCAGGATCATCCGCACGTTCGGCTTGCGCCGCAGGATCTCCGCGATGTTCAGCGAATAGCAGACGACGGTCACGTGCAGGTCGTCCGGGATCAGCCGCGCGAGCACCGTGAGCGTGGTGCCGCAGTCGATGAACAGCGTCTCGTCGCCGGCGATCAGTCGGGCGGCGACGGCCGACGCCTGCGCCTTGGCCGGCGCGAAGTGATCCTGTTCCTGTTCGAGCGAGTAGCCGCTGTTGTTCGGCACGTCGGCCGCGCGCACGATGTAGCCGCCGAGATAGGTGAACTGCTCGGGGCTCGCGGCGATGTCGCGCCGCACCGTCATCTCCGACACGCCGAGCAGCCCGGCGGCATCGCGCAGCCGTAGCACGT contains:
- a CDS encoding DeoR/GlpR family DNA-binding transcription regulator, which gives rise to MLKPDRLRVLADALARQNVLRLRDAAGLLGVSEMTVRRDIAASPEQFTYLGGYIVRAADVPNNSGYSLEQEQDHFAPAKAQASAVAARLIAGDETLFIDCGTTLTVLARLIPDDLHVTVVCYSLNIAEILRRKPNVRMILLGGVYMPSSDSFAGDESVEVLKRMGINKAFISAGGVHPTRGVTCWNFHEVAIKQAAMASAVERHLVVDASKEGAVRAVRFSQVDDFDSIITEAGQQPRARR